A region of Sesamum indicum cultivar Zhongzhi No. 13 linkage group LG7, S_indicum_v1.0, whole genome shotgun sequence DNA encodes the following proteins:
- the LOC105166257 gene encoding probable protein phosphatase 2C 12 isoform X2: protein MLSKIGDHQTVPLSVLLKRELANEKIERPEISHGQASQSKKGEDFTFIKTECQRVLGDGVTTYSVFALFDGHNGSAAAIYAKENLLNNVLSAIPPDLNSDEWIAALPRALVAGFVKTDKDFQQRAQTSGTTVTFVIIEGWVLTVASVGDSRGVLESAEGTIYYLSADHRLDVSEEERERITASGGEVGRLNTGGGTEIGPLRCWPGGLCLSRSIGDLDVGEFIVPVPYVKQVKLSSTGGRLIISSDGVWDALSAEAAFECCRGMPADAAAAQIVREAVQGKGLRDDTTCIVVDIQPPEKPDPPKPHVKKHGKKVFKNMFRKKTSESSSQSGKEEYFEPDVVEELFEEGSASLSERLDSKYPVCNIFKLFICAICQVEIKPGEGISIHAGTNDPRKSRPWDGPFLCLSCQEKKEAMEGKRLSGAGRYSSGSE from the exons ATGTTGTCCAAGATTGGTGACCATCAGACGGTCCCATTGTCCGTGTTGTTAAAGAGGGAATTGGCCAATGAGAAGATCGAGAGGCCCGAGATTTCACACGGGCAAGCCAGTCAGAGCAAGAAAGGCGAGGACTTTACATTCATCAAGACTGAATGTCAACGAGTCTTGGGCGATGGAGTCACGACATATTCTGTCTTTGCG TTATTTGATGGTCACAATGGATCTGCAGCTGCCATATATGCCAAGGAGAATCTCTTGAACAATGTATTGAGTGCTATTCCACCAGATCTTAACAGTGACGAATGGATCGCGGCATTGCCCAGGGCTTTGGTTGCAGGATTTGTCAAAACAGATAAAGATTTCCAACAAAGAG CACAAACATCCGGAACAACAGTTACCTTCGTAATAATAGAGGGATGGGTCTTGACTGTAGCATCAGTTGGTGATTCTCGTGGTGTGCTTGAATCTGCTGAAGGGACAATATATTATCTGTCAGCAGACCATAGACTTGACGTCAGTGAAGAGGA AAGGGAAAGAATAACTGCAAGCGGTGGTGAGGTAGGTCGGCTTAATACTGGAGGCGGCACAGAG ATTGGTCCGTTGAGATGTTGGCCTGGTGGTCTGTGTCTTTCACGATCCATTGGCGATCTTGATGTTGGAGAGTTCATAGTTCCTGTACCTTATGTAAAGCAAGTAAAG CTATCATCAACCGGCGGTAGGCTTATAATCTCAAGCGACGGTGTTTGGGATGCATTATCCGCAGAAGCAGCTTTCGAGTGTTGTAGAGGGATGCCGGCAGATGCTGCAGCTGCACAAATCGTTAGA GAAGCAGTACAGGGGAAAGGGCTTCGAGACGATACAACCTGTATAGTCGTCGATATACAACCTCCGGAGAAGCCTGATCCTCCAAAACCACATGTGAAAAAGCACGGCAAGAAAGTCTTTAAGAATATGTTTCGCAAAAAAACTTCAGAGTCGTCTTCTCAGTCCGGCAAGGAAGAATACTTCGAACCAGACGTTGTCGAGGAGCTTTTCGAGGAAGGATCAGCTTCACTTTCAGAAAG GTTGGACTCAAAGTACCCCGTCTGCAATATTTTCAAGCTGTTCATATGTGCGATTTGCCAAGTTGAAATAAAACCTGGAGAAGGCATTTCAATACATGCGGGAACGAATGATCCAAGAAAATCGCGGCCGTGGGACGGTCCTTTCCTTTGCTTGAGCTGCCAAGAGAAGAAAGAGGCCATGGAAGGAAAAAGACTTTCTGGAG CTGGCAGATATAGTAGTGGAAGTGAATAG
- the LOC105166254 gene encoding phosphatidate phosphatase PAH2 isoform X1, with protein MQAVGKLGSYISRSVYTVSGPFHPFGGAVDIIVVEQPDGSYKSSPWYVRFGKFQGVLKTKEKVVSISVNGVEADFHMYLDHKGEAFFLKEVDIDAGESPGSPPSSLGEDMDKQPQSRLPLKSKSCNYNSDFPDSIGNERNGNCVAVGRSTSRRSQILSLVFGRRTMKEEGGQEEKNAYDMVRTDSLERAEIAADLLDLKWSTNLASSRNRKDNASRFSAVDTSKDEANINLQVGSSSYDETGLISHTSYQELKSTLEENVVEMKCLSTECLVQTPTKAESVGYTNLSDADALMTDKRGLAESSVITVSEFAKAGSRIEDSVEKLNGLADTSFSESNPRDRTRSLYHCQASGTSRVVLDASIERKTNLICHGGCEEVCVQCEAVQDMALKSEPERDMIHAQEKSLTIQHGLRKGDGLSFVQEEKTTMNRGTIYGASESTVTECYPELVPLHQSNDYIKDVDSQSVATASSLSYSTCSPAEEQTILAKGEINKHSTSVGPVCDTHISVSNFVPPCIQASRISEEEQLLFGIPDNSGYIDGKQMGLSHADLEGENADSSFPSGVAGVNESNDATGCSVFSLDHSVIDDYINDANLERRKLRSISGDVCLNKTGHVQSKELMRMVRSLPSLPLRNNLEVSDLGHASNPSLYPGMEGGANRNNHQLPCAQTMAEDVNVLKENKEEHTNPSIGNSPRFVDSLRGSRRGWPFSFKRSRSMKVSHVDTNSSEIPSAVKFLNDSSELEGGKDVANGKVNKKIVRTLTPTSEQLASLKLKEGKNIVIFTFSTAMLGKQQVDARIFLWRWDARIVISDVDGTITRSDLLGQVMPLVGMDWSQSGVAHLFSAIKENGYQLLFLSARAISQSFHTRQFLFNIKQDGKALPDGPVVISPDGLFPSLFREVVRRAPHEFKIACLEDIKALFPGDRNPFYAGFGNRDTDEFSYLKVGIPKGKIFIINPKGEIVVNRRVDTKSYLSLHALVHGMFPTMLSSEQEDFNSWNYWKLPPPAIDV; from the exons ATGCAAGCTGTGGGGAAGTTAGGTAGCTACATCAGTAGAAGTGTATATACTGTGTCTGGGCCGTTCCATCCATTTGGTGGTGCTGTGGATATAATTGTGGTGGAGCAACCAGATGGGAGCTACAAGTCGTCGCCTTGGTATGTTCGGTTTGGAAAGTTTCAGGGCGTATTGAAGACAAAAGAGAAGGTGGTTAGCATTAGTGTCAATGGTGTTGAAGCAGATTTTCATATGTACTTGGATCATAAAGGGGAAGCCTTCTTTCTGAAGGAGGTTGATATAGATGCAGGGGAGTCTCCAGGTTCTCCTCCATCCTCATTGGGTGAGGATATGGACAAGCAACCTCAGAGTAGGTTGCCACTGAAATCGAAAAGTTGCAACTACAATTCTGATTTCCCTGATTCAATTGGCAATGAAAGAAATGGGAATTGTGTTGCTGTCGGTAGGAGCACTTCTCGTCGGTCACAGATTTTGAGCCTTGTTTTTGGGAGGAGAACAATGAAAGAGGAAGGAGGTCaggaggaaaaaaatgcatatgatATGGTTAGAACTGATTCTTTGGAGCGTGCTGAGATTGCAGCTGATCTCTTGGACTTGAAGTGGTCGACTAATCTTGCTTCATCCAGGAACAGGAAAGATAATGCTTCACGATTTTCTGCTGTAGATACATCGAAAGATGAAGCCAATATAAATTTGCAGGTTGGTAGTTCTAGTTATGATGAAACAGGACTTATTTCTCATACAAGCTATCAGGAACTGAAGAGCACTCTTGAGGAGAATGTTGTTGAAATGAAATGCTTAAGCACCGAGTGCCTTGTTCAAACACCCACTAAAGCTGAAAGTGTTGGATATACTAATTTGTCAGATGCTGATGCTCTGATGACTGATAAACGCGGCCTAGCTGAAAGTTCTGTGATTACAGTCTCTGAGTTTGCGAAAGCTGGGTCACGAATTGAAGACTCTGTTGAGAAGCTTAATGGTTTGGCAGACACCAGTTTCTCCGAGTCGAATCCTAGAGATCGTACCCGGTCCTTATACCATTGTCAAGCTTCAGGGACCTCAAGAGTTGTGTTGGATGCATCTATTGAACGAAAAACCAACCTCATTTGTCATGGAGGATGTGAGGAAGTCTGTGTTCAGTGCGAGGCTGTTCAGGATATGGCTTTGAAGTCTGAACCAGAAAGAGACATGATACATGCACAGGAGAAGTCATTAACCATCCAACACGGTTTAAGGAAAGGGGATGGACTCAGTTTCGTTCAAGAAGAAAAGACGACTATGAACAGAGGAACTATATATGGTGCTTCAGAAAGCACTGTCACCGAATGCTATCCTGAATTAGTTCCCCTTCATCAATCAAATGATTACATTAAGGATGTCGACTCACAGAGTGTTGCAACTGCCTCTAGTTTGAGCTACTCAACTTGTTCGCCTGCAGAAGAACAAACTATTTTGGCAAAAGGTGAAATAAACAAGCATTCGACCTCTGTAGGGCCTGTTTGTGATACCCATATTTCAGTTTCCAATTTTGTTCCACCATGTATACAAGCATCAAGAATCTCAGAGGAAGAGCAGCTCCTCTTCGGTATCCCAGATAATTCTGGTTACATTGATGGCAAACAAATGGGGCTCAGTCATGCTGACCTTGAGGGGGAGAATGCTGATTCCTCATTTCCATCGGGAGTTGCTGGAGTTAATGAGTCTAATGATGCAACAGGTTGCTCTGTTTTTTCATTAGACCATTCTGTTATAGATGACTATATAAATGATGCTAATCTAGAGAGAAGAAAGTTAAGATCCATATCTGGTGATGTTTGCCTTAACAAAACTGGTCATGTTCAGTCCAAGGAACTCATGAGAATGGTGAGATCTTTGCCCAGTTTACCCCTCCGAAATAACCTTGAAGTAAGTGATCTTGGCCATGCTTCCAACCCTTCGCTGTATCCAGGTATGGAGGGAGGTGCCAACAGGAACAATCACCAATTACCCTGTGCTCAAACAATGGCTGAAGATGTTAACGTTCTAAAGGAGAACAAAGAGGAACATACTAACCCATCCATTG GGAATTCTCCTAGATTTGTTGATTCTTTAAGGGGAAGCCGGAGAGGTTGGCCCTTCTCTTTTAAGAGATCGAGGAGCATGAAAGTTTCTCATGTGGACACAAACAGCAGTGAAATTCCTAGTGCTGTAAAGTTCCTAAATGACTCTAGTGAGTTGGAGGGAGGGAAAGATGTTGCCAATGGGAAGGTAAACAAGAAGATAGTAAGGACGCTTACTCCAACATCTGAACAATTAGCATCATTAAAGTTAAAAGAAGGGAAGAATATAGTGATTTTCACCTTCTCAACTGCAATGCTGGGCAAGCAACAG GTTGATGCTCGGATTTTTCTGTGGAGATGGGATGCTCGAATTGTGATCTCTGATGTTGATGGGACAATTACTCG GTCTGATCTTCTAGGTCAGGTGATGCCTTTGGTTGGTATGGATTGGTCGCAGTCAGGTGTTGCACATCTCTTCTCAGCAATCAAG GAAAATGGATATCAGTTACTTTTCCTCAGTGCACGTGCAATTTCTCAGTCCTTTCATACCCGACAATTCTTGTTTAATATCAAGCAG GATGGAAAAGCCTTACCAGATGGACCTGTTGTCATCTCCCCTGATGGACTCTTTCCTTCTCTATTTCGAGAAG TTGTTAGAAGAGCTCCTCACGAATTCAAAATTGCTTGCTTGGAG GACATCAAGGCATTGTTTCCTGGTGATAGGAATCCATTCTATGCTGGTTTTGGAAACAGAGACACTGATGAGTTTAGCTATCTTAAGGTTGGAATTCCGAAGgggaaaatatttatcataaaccCAAAG GGTGAGATTGTTGTAAACCGCCGTGTTGATACCAAGTCATACTTGTCTCTACATGCCCTTGTACATGGCATGTTTCCCACCATGTTATCTTCCGAACAG GAAGATTTTAATTCATGGAATTATTGGAAACTTCCACCGCCGGCTATTGACGTTTAA
- the LOC105166256 gene encoding BRI1 kinase inhibitor 1-like, producing MGRQQQALMVRDKAGEEKQQYEGQQAKQQVQLSSPASASSSSSPSHEFSFTISLHPSEIQADAKTRSPPPFAIDLSPADEIFFHGHLLPLHLLSHLPVSPRASTNSLDSFTLPIKELLQEDNNGNNRTNSNDEDDDHQESRHVLDGKGRGKSKSFSLFGSMPKWRKVKDEHDHDHDHDQDQDQRARKRKSRFEVVKRYMRLVKPFLSLRNRRGSSDEYLRRQPFSYSGNLRVRSKKEVRGRRGELSAPASMRTSPGNSGVLVGSGSVTPTASSDSTMEELQAAIQAAIAHCKKSIATDNQMS from the coding sequence ATGGGAAGGCAGCAACAGGCGTTAATGGTGAGGGACAAAGCAGGAGAAGAGAAACAGCAGTATGAGGGACAACAAGCAAAGCAGCAGGTACAACTCAGTAGTCCAGCTTCAGCTTCATCCTCATCCTCTCCCTCCCATGAATTCTCCTTCACTATCTCCCTCCACCCGTCGGAGATCCAGGCCGACGCCAAAACTAGGTCTCCTCCTCCGTTTGCCATTGACTTATCTCCGGCGGATGAAATCTTCTTCCACGGCCACCTTCTCCCCCTCCACCTCCTCTCCCACCTCCCTGTCTCCCCACGCGCCTCCACCAATTCGCTCGACAGCTTCACCCTTCCGATAAAAGAACTTCTCCAAGAAGACAACAACGGCAACAACAGGACAAATTCTAACGACGAGGATGATGATCACCAAGAAAGCAGGCATGTTCTGGACGGAAAAGGGAGAGGGAAGTCGAAATCCTTCTCCCTGTTTGGGAGTATGCCAAAGTGGAGAAAAGTTAAGGACGAGCATGATCACGATCACGATCACGATCAAGATCAAGATCAGAGGGCTCGGAAACGGAAATCGAGATTCGAGGTTGTGAAGAGGTACATGAGATTGGTGAAGCCCTTTCTCTCGTTGAGAAACCGGAGAGGGAGTTCCGACGAATACCTCCGGCGACAGCCCTTCTCGTATTCCGGGAATTTGAGGGTGAGGAGCAAGAAGGAGGTGAGGGGAAGGAGAGGGGAACTGTCCGCGCCGGCGTCCATGAGGACTTCTCCAGGGAACAGTGGGGTGTTGGTGGGAAGTGGGAGTGTTACTCCTACTGCCAGCAGTGATAGCACCATGGAAGAGTTGCAGGCCGCAATTCAAGCTGCGATTGCTCACTGCAAGAAGTCAATTGCGACGGATAATCAAATGAGTTGA
- the LOC105166257 gene encoding probable protein phosphatase 2C 12 isoform X1 → MLSKIGDHQTVPLSVLLKRELANEKIERPEISHGQASQSKKGEDFTFIKTECQRVLGDGVTTYSVFALFDGHNGSAAAIYAKENLLNNVLSAIPPDLNSDEWIAALPRALVAGFVKTDKDFQQRAQTSGTTVTFVIIEGWVLTVASVGDSRGVLESAEGTIYYLSADHRLDVSEEERERITASGGEVGRLNTGGGTEIGPLRCWPGGLCLSRSIGDLDVGEFIVPVPYVKQVKLSSTGGRLIISSDGVWDALSAEAAFECCRGMPADAAAAQIVREAVQGKGLRDDTTCIVVDIQPPEKPDPPKPHVKKHGKKVFKNMFRKKTSESSSQSGKEEYFEPDVVEELFEEGSASLSERLDSKYPVCNIFKLFICAICQVEIKPGEGISIHAGTNDPRKSRPWDGPFLCLSCQEKKEAMEGKRLSGGNMLIPLPYTILNC, encoded by the exons ATGTTGTCCAAGATTGGTGACCATCAGACGGTCCCATTGTCCGTGTTGTTAAAGAGGGAATTGGCCAATGAGAAGATCGAGAGGCCCGAGATTTCACACGGGCAAGCCAGTCAGAGCAAGAAAGGCGAGGACTTTACATTCATCAAGACTGAATGTCAACGAGTCTTGGGCGATGGAGTCACGACATATTCTGTCTTTGCG TTATTTGATGGTCACAATGGATCTGCAGCTGCCATATATGCCAAGGAGAATCTCTTGAACAATGTATTGAGTGCTATTCCACCAGATCTTAACAGTGACGAATGGATCGCGGCATTGCCCAGGGCTTTGGTTGCAGGATTTGTCAAAACAGATAAAGATTTCCAACAAAGAG CACAAACATCCGGAACAACAGTTACCTTCGTAATAATAGAGGGATGGGTCTTGACTGTAGCATCAGTTGGTGATTCTCGTGGTGTGCTTGAATCTGCTGAAGGGACAATATATTATCTGTCAGCAGACCATAGACTTGACGTCAGTGAAGAGGA AAGGGAAAGAATAACTGCAAGCGGTGGTGAGGTAGGTCGGCTTAATACTGGAGGCGGCACAGAG ATTGGTCCGTTGAGATGTTGGCCTGGTGGTCTGTGTCTTTCACGATCCATTGGCGATCTTGATGTTGGAGAGTTCATAGTTCCTGTACCTTATGTAAAGCAAGTAAAG CTATCATCAACCGGCGGTAGGCTTATAATCTCAAGCGACGGTGTTTGGGATGCATTATCCGCAGAAGCAGCTTTCGAGTGTTGTAGAGGGATGCCGGCAGATGCTGCAGCTGCACAAATCGTTAGA GAAGCAGTACAGGGGAAAGGGCTTCGAGACGATACAACCTGTATAGTCGTCGATATACAACCTCCGGAGAAGCCTGATCCTCCAAAACCACATGTGAAAAAGCACGGCAAGAAAGTCTTTAAGAATATGTTTCGCAAAAAAACTTCAGAGTCGTCTTCTCAGTCCGGCAAGGAAGAATACTTCGAACCAGACGTTGTCGAGGAGCTTTTCGAGGAAGGATCAGCTTCACTTTCAGAAAG GTTGGACTCAAAGTACCCCGTCTGCAATATTTTCAAGCTGTTCATATGTGCGATTTGCCAAGTTGAAATAAAACCTGGAGAAGGCATTTCAATACATGCGGGAACGAATGATCCAAGAAAATCGCGGCCGTGGGACGGTCCTTTCCTTTGCTTGAGCTGCCAAGAGAAGAAAGAGGCCATGGAAGGAAAAAGACTTTCTGGAGGTAACATGCTTATTCCATTACCGTACACCATCTTAAATTGTTAA
- the LOC105166254 gene encoding phosphatidate phosphatase PAH2 isoform X2 yields MQAVGKLGSYISRSVYTVSGPFHPFGGAVDIIVVEQPDGSYKSSPWYVRFGKFQGVLKTKEKVVSISVNGVEADFHMYLDHKGEAFFLKEVDIDAGESPGSPPSSLGEDMDKQPQSRLPLKSKSCNYNSDFPDSIGNERNGNCVAVGRSTSRRSQILSLVFGRRTMKEEGGQEEKNAYDMVRTDSLERAEIAADLLDLKWSTNLASSRNRKDNASRFSAVDTSKDEANINLQVGSSSYDETGLISHTSYQELKSTLEENVVEMKCLSTECLVQTPTKAESVGYTNLSDADALMTDKRGLAESSVITVSEFAKAGSRIEDSVEKLNGLADTSFSESNPRDRTRSLYHCQASGTSRVVLDASIERKTNLICHGGCEEVCVQCEAVQDMALKSEPERDMIHAQEKSLTIQHGLRKGDGLSFVQEEKTTMNRGTIYGASESTVTECYPELVPLHQSNDYIKDVDSQSVATASSLSYSTCSPAEEQTILAKGEINKHSTSVGPVCDTHISVSNFVPPCIQASRISEEEQLLFGIPDNSGYIDGKQMGLSHADLEGENADSSFPSGVAGVNESNDATGCSVFSLDHSVIDDYINDANLERRKLRSISGDVCLNKTGHVQSKELMRMVRSLPSLPLRNNLEVSDLGHASNPSLYPGMEGGANRNNHQLPCAQTMAEDVNVLKENKEEHTNPSIGNSPRFVDSLRGSRRGWPFSFKRSRSMKVSHVDTNSSEIPSAVKFLNDSSELEGGKDVANGKVNKKIVRTLTPTSEQLASLKLKEGKNIVIFTFSTAMLGKQQVDARIFLWRWDARIVISDVDGTITRSDLLGQVMPLVGMDWSQSGVAHLFSAIKVLRSL; encoded by the exons ATGCAAGCTGTGGGGAAGTTAGGTAGCTACATCAGTAGAAGTGTATATACTGTGTCTGGGCCGTTCCATCCATTTGGTGGTGCTGTGGATATAATTGTGGTGGAGCAACCAGATGGGAGCTACAAGTCGTCGCCTTGGTATGTTCGGTTTGGAAAGTTTCAGGGCGTATTGAAGACAAAAGAGAAGGTGGTTAGCATTAGTGTCAATGGTGTTGAAGCAGATTTTCATATGTACTTGGATCATAAAGGGGAAGCCTTCTTTCTGAAGGAGGTTGATATAGATGCAGGGGAGTCTCCAGGTTCTCCTCCATCCTCATTGGGTGAGGATATGGACAAGCAACCTCAGAGTAGGTTGCCACTGAAATCGAAAAGTTGCAACTACAATTCTGATTTCCCTGATTCAATTGGCAATGAAAGAAATGGGAATTGTGTTGCTGTCGGTAGGAGCACTTCTCGTCGGTCACAGATTTTGAGCCTTGTTTTTGGGAGGAGAACAATGAAAGAGGAAGGAGGTCaggaggaaaaaaatgcatatgatATGGTTAGAACTGATTCTTTGGAGCGTGCTGAGATTGCAGCTGATCTCTTGGACTTGAAGTGGTCGACTAATCTTGCTTCATCCAGGAACAGGAAAGATAATGCTTCACGATTTTCTGCTGTAGATACATCGAAAGATGAAGCCAATATAAATTTGCAGGTTGGTAGTTCTAGTTATGATGAAACAGGACTTATTTCTCATACAAGCTATCAGGAACTGAAGAGCACTCTTGAGGAGAATGTTGTTGAAATGAAATGCTTAAGCACCGAGTGCCTTGTTCAAACACCCACTAAAGCTGAAAGTGTTGGATATACTAATTTGTCAGATGCTGATGCTCTGATGACTGATAAACGCGGCCTAGCTGAAAGTTCTGTGATTACAGTCTCTGAGTTTGCGAAAGCTGGGTCACGAATTGAAGACTCTGTTGAGAAGCTTAATGGTTTGGCAGACACCAGTTTCTCCGAGTCGAATCCTAGAGATCGTACCCGGTCCTTATACCATTGTCAAGCTTCAGGGACCTCAAGAGTTGTGTTGGATGCATCTATTGAACGAAAAACCAACCTCATTTGTCATGGAGGATGTGAGGAAGTCTGTGTTCAGTGCGAGGCTGTTCAGGATATGGCTTTGAAGTCTGAACCAGAAAGAGACATGATACATGCACAGGAGAAGTCATTAACCATCCAACACGGTTTAAGGAAAGGGGATGGACTCAGTTTCGTTCAAGAAGAAAAGACGACTATGAACAGAGGAACTATATATGGTGCTTCAGAAAGCACTGTCACCGAATGCTATCCTGAATTAGTTCCCCTTCATCAATCAAATGATTACATTAAGGATGTCGACTCACAGAGTGTTGCAACTGCCTCTAGTTTGAGCTACTCAACTTGTTCGCCTGCAGAAGAACAAACTATTTTGGCAAAAGGTGAAATAAACAAGCATTCGACCTCTGTAGGGCCTGTTTGTGATACCCATATTTCAGTTTCCAATTTTGTTCCACCATGTATACAAGCATCAAGAATCTCAGAGGAAGAGCAGCTCCTCTTCGGTATCCCAGATAATTCTGGTTACATTGATGGCAAACAAATGGGGCTCAGTCATGCTGACCTTGAGGGGGAGAATGCTGATTCCTCATTTCCATCGGGAGTTGCTGGAGTTAATGAGTCTAATGATGCAACAGGTTGCTCTGTTTTTTCATTAGACCATTCTGTTATAGATGACTATATAAATGATGCTAATCTAGAGAGAAGAAAGTTAAGATCCATATCTGGTGATGTTTGCCTTAACAAAACTGGTCATGTTCAGTCCAAGGAACTCATGAGAATGGTGAGATCTTTGCCCAGTTTACCCCTCCGAAATAACCTTGAAGTAAGTGATCTTGGCCATGCTTCCAACCCTTCGCTGTATCCAGGTATGGAGGGAGGTGCCAACAGGAACAATCACCAATTACCCTGTGCTCAAACAATGGCTGAAGATGTTAACGTTCTAAAGGAGAACAAAGAGGAACATACTAACCCATCCATTG GGAATTCTCCTAGATTTGTTGATTCTTTAAGGGGAAGCCGGAGAGGTTGGCCCTTCTCTTTTAAGAGATCGAGGAGCATGAAAGTTTCTCATGTGGACACAAACAGCAGTGAAATTCCTAGTGCTGTAAAGTTCCTAAATGACTCTAGTGAGTTGGAGGGAGGGAAAGATGTTGCCAATGGGAAGGTAAACAAGAAGATAGTAAGGACGCTTACTCCAACATCTGAACAATTAGCATCATTAAAGTTAAAAGAAGGGAAGAATATAGTGATTTTCACCTTCTCAACTGCAATGCTGGGCAAGCAACAG GTTGATGCTCGGATTTTTCTGTGGAGATGGGATGCTCGAATTGTGATCTCTGATGTTGATGGGACAATTACTCG GTCTGATCTTCTAGGTCAGGTGATGCCTTTGGTTGGTATGGATTGGTCGCAGTCAGGTGTTGCACATCTCTTCTCAGCAATCAAGGTCCTTCGATCTCTAT GA